A genome region from Leguminivora glycinivorella isolate SPB_JAAS2020 chromosome 13, LegGlyc_1.1, whole genome shotgun sequence includes the following:
- the LOC125232865 gene encoding uncharacterized protein LOC125232865: MAYRSTRNRGRSRQTNQSVPDAEVFQQQLGDILARLHALEDSAPPPSALPSATNGADSHVEPNATEADAANAPDLLHAPGSDLRAPSLPPGSSTSTVGESSTAANDVTDRLIGALTALTKMTGKLDSGMRGPYRVTRVLPHGRYNLRLVGGSYGKTTQAAAEHMVIWRGEWTPESCAAFFDSEEDTTSGTISTDSDAAAATDSPSADASLPGPTTSAAMPPEPNSEESQAVSSTSHHQQSASHTTESSGRPIANNNDVREALMPEPRRPRGRGRPRVRRGRKRR, encoded by the exons ATGGCCTATAGATCCACTCGTAATAGGGGTAGGAGTAGGCAGACTAATCAATCAGTTCCAGATGCGGAGGTCTTTCAACAGCAGCTTGGCGATATATTGGCGCGCCTTCACGCACTTGAGGACAGCGCGCCGCCGCCGTCAGCGCTCCCGAGCGCGACCAATGGCGCCGACAGCCACGTGGAGCCGAACGCCACTGAGGCGGACGCGGCCAACGCCCCGGACTTGCTCCACGCTCCTGGATCCGACTTGCGGGCTCCGTCGTTACCACCCGGGTCAAGTACTAGCACCGTCGGTGAGAGTTCTACTGCTGCAAATGATGTTACCGACCGGCTTATAGGGGCCCTTACCGCATTGACAAAA ATGACTGGCAAGCTGGACTCCGGGATGCGGGGACCTTACCGCGTCACGAGAGTGCTGCCACACGGTCGCTACAACCTGCGACTGGTTGGTGGCTCATATGGCAAAACAACACAGGCTGCGGCTGAGCACATGGTCATATGGCGCGGAGAATGGACCCCCGAGTCATGTGCCGCCTTCTTTGACA GCGAGGAGGACACTACGTCTGGCACGATCTCTACTGATTCAGATGCTGCTGCAGCAACTGACAGCCCCTCTGCCGATGCCAGCCTTCCGGGTCCAACTACAAGCGCCGCCATGCCTCCAGAACCCAACAGCGAGGAGAGCCAAGCCGTATCAAGCACGAGTCACCACCAACAATCTGCCAGTCACACTACAGAGAGCTCCGGCAGGCCCATAGCCAATAACAATGACGTTAGAGAAGCGCTGATGCCCGAGCCTAGACGACCACGTGGTCGAGGGCGACCACGAGTCAGGAGAGGCCGTAAAAGGAGATAG